One genomic region from Cyclopterus lumpus isolate fCycLum1 chromosome 20, fCycLum1.pri, whole genome shotgun sequence encodes:
- the LOC117749429 gene encoding LOW QUALITY PROTEIN: enhancer of polycomb homolog 1-like (The sequence of the model RefSeq protein was modified relative to this genomic sequence to represent the inferred CDS: deleted 1 base in 1 codon), translating into MSKLSFRARALDASKPLPVFRCEDLPDLHEYASINRAVPQMPTGMEKEEESEHHLQRAISAQQVYGEKRDNMVIPVPEAERNITHYESLYPGEFKMPKQLIHIQPFSLDTEQPDYDLDSEDETFVNKLKKKMEITALQFEEMIDRLEKGSGQQLVSLQEAKLLLKDDDELIKEVFDYWSRKRKTSKGGCLIPNVKHEKRDGSSTSDPYVAFRRRTEKMQTRKNRKNDEASYEKMLKLRRDLSRAVTILEMIKRREKSKRELLHLTLEIVEKRNGMPDYGSEVMAEALAQRALVKPVYTIPIIPPSSSNQYRHQDHSDMKDYKKPDKTEAVRTKRKYEKKPKIPPLSAPQHSGPSVFNPKDLNQYDFPSSDEEPFSQIHSGSSEAEEENDPDGCYAFRRKAGCQYYATRPDKTGNWPWVSPSEGGLGDPRYRYCLTSLNMPRRCIGLARRRIGRGGRILLDRAQTDLNNVCQSLDSDPEPEPLASPLPRSPLRNSNASTSETNTSDPASAPHLPSSSSPLLSSSSSSTPMDLGQILLNIKCCRWRHFRPRTLSHHPLGGGDLSRRGFRDFRRTVSGLTRTLSGGVGSQNRTGPAPTPVHVFTAEQYQQHQEQLALMQKQQQQQSQQQHAGNPALALTAALTAAVPAAVAAPNTQALSSKTLDQASAQFAASALVTTDQLLSFKSKEELVLAGGVNGVLPGAGVFKGLHLPGSAAALHQTTQSTHACASAPPAFLQPSSNSATPSPANTVPASTPGAHAAAAPGILGCSAAAPTATTQVLIGNNICLSVPSAAGTAGRHLHPRTLGNVPPSALKLSATTNLQMPKVPGASAMDMGSRDNHDEDKPALNSIADNTVAMEVT; encoded by the exons GAGCACCATCTCCAGCGGGCCATCTCGGCACAGCAGGTGTACGGCGAGAAGCGGGACAACATGGTCATCCCCGTTCCCGAGGCCGAGCGCAACATCACGCACTACGAGTCCCTCTACCCCGGGGAGTTCAAGATGCCAAAGCAGCTTATTCACATACAGC CTTTCAGTCTGGATACAGAGCAGCCGGACTACGACCTAGATTCCGAGGATGAGACATTTGTGAATAAGCTGAAGAAGAAAATGGAAATCACGGCCCTGCAGTTTGAGGAAATGATCGACCGACTGGAGAAAGGCAGCGGACAGCAG CTCGTCAGCCTCCAGGAGgccaagctgctgctgaaggacgACGACGAGCTGATCAAGGAGGTGTTTGACTACTGGAGCCGCAAGAGGAAAACCAGCAAGGGCGGCTGCCTCATCCCCAACGTCAAGCACGAGAAGAGGGACGGATCTAGCACCAGCGACCCCTACGTGGCCTTCCGCCGACGGACGGAGAAGATGCAGACCAGGAAG AATCGAAAGAATGACGAAGCATCGTATGAGAAGATGCTGAAGCTGCGCAGGGACCTGAGCCGAGCTGTCACCATCCTGGAGATGATCAAGAGGAGGGAAAAGAGCAAGAGGGAACTGCTGCACCTCACGCTGGAGATTGTGGAGAAGAG GAATGGGATGCCCGACTACGGCAGCGAGGTGATGGCAGAGGCGCTCGCCCAGCGGGCGTTGGTGAAGCCCGTCTACACCATCCCCATCATTCCCCCGTCCAGCAGTAACCAGTACCGACACCAGGACCACTCGGACATGAAGGACTACAAGAAA CCGGACAAGACGGAGGCAGTGCGGACCAAaaggaaatatgaaaagaaaccCAAGATCCCCCCCCTGTCGGCGCCTCAACATTCAGGGCCCTCTGTGTTCAATCCCAAGGACCTCAACCAGTACGATTTCCCCAGCTCGGACGAAGAACCCTTCTCCCAG ATCCATTCGGGTTCGTCGGAGGCAGAAGAGGAGAACGACCCAGATGGCTGCTATGCGTTCAGGAGGAAGGCCGGCTGTCAGTACTACGCT actcGCCCGGACAAGACCGGCAACTGGCCCTGGGTGAGCCCGTCAGAGGGTGGGCTCGGAGACCCGCGCTACCGCTACTGTCTGACCTCGCTGAACATGCCGCGGCGCTGCATCGGTTTGGCGCGGCGCCGCATCGGCAGAGGGGGAAG GATCTTGCTGGACAGAGCGCAAACGGATCTAAACAACGTCTGTCAGAGCCTGGACTCTGACCCGGAGCCCGAACCGCTCGCCTCGCCGCTTCCACGTTCTCCGCTCCGCAACTCCAACGCCAGTACCTCAGAAACCAATACCTCGGACCCAGCCAGCGCCCCacacctcccctcctcttcatcgcccttgttgtcgtcgtcgtcgtcgtccacACCTATGGACCTCGGCCAGATTCTTTTGAACATTAAATGTTGCCGCTGGAGGCACTTCAGACCACGGACGCTATCCCATCACCCCTTGGGTGGAGGAGACTTGTCTCGCAGAGGATTTAGGGATTTTAGGCGGACTGTATCGGGATTAACCCGGACCCTGTCTGGAGGAGTCGGCTCCCAGAACCGCACCGGCCCGGCCCCCACCCCTGTCCACG TGTTCACGGCCGAGCAGTaccagcagcaccaggagcAGCTGGCCCTcatgcagaagcagcagcagcagcagagccagcagcagcacgcCGGCAACCCGGCGTTGGCGTTGACGGCGGCGTTGACGGCGGCGGTgccggcggcggtggcggctcCCAACACACAG GCTCTCTCGTCCAAGACGCTGGACCAGGCCAGCGCCCAGTTTGCCGCGTCGGCACTAGTCACCACGGACCAGCTGCTGTCCTTCAAGTCCAAAGAGGAGCTGGTGCTGGCA GGGGGGGTCAACGGGGTGCTGCCGGGTGCAG GTGTGTTCAAAGGCTTGCATCTCCCCGGCAGCGCCGCGGCCCTTCACCAGACCACCCAGTCGACGCACGCCTGCGCCTCCGCGCCGCCCGCTTTCCTCCAGCCCTCCTCCAACTCGGCCACCCCTTCGCCCGCCAACACCGTCCCCGCCTCCACCCCCGGCGCCCACGCGGCCGCCGCGCCGGGCATCCTGGGCTGCAGCGCCGCCGCGCCCACCGCCACCACTCAGGTCCTCATCGGGAACAACATCTGTCTGAGCGTGCCGTCGGCCGCCGGCACGGCCGGACGCCACCTTCACCCCCGGACCCTCGGCAACGTGCCACCCTCTGCCTTAAAGCTGTCGGCCACCACCAACCTGCAGATGCCCAAAGTCCCCGGAGCGTCGGCCATGGACATGGGCTCAAG ggaTAATCACGACGAAGACAAGCCAGCACTGAACAGTATAGCGGACAACACAGTGGCCATGGAGGTGACGTAG